The Chryseobacterium oranimense genome contains the following window.
CTGGTCGAAAGATTCATTTTTCTTGTTCAGAAATAAAACAGGATTGATAATCACTTTACTTCCTACAATATCCATTAAACTACTTCCTGAAAATTGCATACGGGATTCAAAATCACCATTCTCAAGGAGTTTTGATTCCACTTCTTTAATATCTGCATTATATCCGGTAGTAAAAGACTGCTTATATTTATCCTTATTAATATCAAATTCATCATAAGATTCTATGGCATACATTCCGTTATCTGTCTGTACAAAGTTTCCTTTTACAAGAGAATTTTCGACATCCAGACTTGCTTTTATTACCTGTTCTTTCTTGCTGAGATCGCTATTGGAATAAGAGAAGCTTGTTCCCTTATTCTTTTCTATCAGTATTCCGAAATCATTCCAGTCTCTTTGTGGAAGAATATTTGCTTTTGAACTAAAGGATGTGGCATCATAGAAATAAACCTGACCATTAATTTTTACTGATGCCAGTACAATATTCAAATTTCCAAGACTGGGAGATACAATATTTAATATTCCATTATCTACTGTAGAGATCAGCAAAGGATTAGCTTCTATTCCTACACTTCTTAAAAGCATGATCAGGAAAAGATTAATTTCCGCGCTATTTCCTGATTTTGTTTTCAGAAGCTGTCTAAGACTTTGTGAAGTTAAAATAGCATCTTTCCTATTCCACTTATAATTTTCTTTTACAAAGCTGAAAATTTTATTTGCCTTTTCTACAGAGTTAGAACTACCTTTTATTTTATCAGGGAGTATATCGCTTACATCACCTTTTAAGAAGCCCCCAAAATCATCATTATAATCAAGCCGTAATGCCACTTCATTCCAATCTTTCACATCAGAATAAATGAAATAATTCCCTTTGTATTTCTTTAGCTCCGGTCTTATTTTCCCCCGATAACGGTCTATATCTTTTACATATTTCTCTTTCTGGAACGGCTTCATATTTTCATATCCGAAACGGAATATATTATATAATGCACCTAAACGGTCCTCTGTACTGGAAACAGTATATTTGGGGGTAATAATATTTCCGGTGTTGTTAAAATGATAAATAAGACGTTCATCCGGATATTCTAAATTATATTCCTGATAAACCACAGGAATATCATATTCAAGAAAATAGTTTAGATTTGCTGCATTACTCGTCACAACTTTATAGCTGTATTCAATGATGGATCCGTCCAGAATATTGGGAACAGCCAGTTTATAGATCTTCAACCCTTTTGTAAAGTTTTCTTTAAGCTGTTCTTTTTTATCAATTGAAATTTTCTCTACTTTGTTATTCGCAAGATTGTATATTTTTACATCATATTTATCTAGCCTGTCTTCAAAAAACAGAGGAATTTCTATATTCAGCCATTGTTCCGCATTCTTTTTATCATATATTTTGATCTTGGAATAATATTCCTTTTCTATAGTATTATCTGACAGAAAACTATACCTTACAGAATTATAAAGTATTTCTGCCGGTGCATTTTTCTCTATCTGTGAGTTAGTTTTTCTTAGATCATCTTCATTAAAGACTGGTTGAGAAAGAAATTTGTGTTGTCCAAAAAATAGATTAAAGGTCAAAATGCATATTGCAATAAGACTTTTATAACGAGCCGCCATAGTATTTTTTATCATTTGTTGTTATAATTGGAATAATAAAATTTAGAATAATCAGATTAGTGTATAGAATTTTCTATGTTTGAAAATCTTTTATTGACCTTGATATTATTATACTTTGGTAAAAGTTTAACATCAAGAATACTATAATCTTTGTACAGGATATAAAATGCCGGGTTACAGCTCTTATAAAAATTTTCATCATGGTCATTAAAATTGAGCAAAAATAATAAAATCTTAATAAATGTTAATTTTTTATTTCAATATAATTTAAAAACTAAATTAACAAGCTAAAAATCAATAATTTATATTTGCAATTTTAACATTTTAATCTCCAAATAAGGATATCAAATTTTAAATAATTATTTCCTGAAAGATCATCTTTAATATTAGAACAAAAAAAGACCCCATTTCTGGAGTCTTTTTACATTATTTTTAAGAGCAATTATGCATCAATCTTAGCATATTTTGCATTTTTCTCGATAAATTCTCTTCTCGGTGGTACTTCATCACCCATCAACATTGAGAAAATACTGTCAGCTTCCACCGCATTATCAATGGTAACTTGTTTTAAAATTCTATGTTCAGGATTAAGGGTGGTTTCCCAAAGCTGTTCAGGATTCATTTCCCCAAGACCTTTGTAACGCTGAACTTCTACTCCTTTCCCATCCGGAGCCATTTCAAGAGTAAACTCTTCACGCTCTTTCTCGTTATAGGCATATATCTTTTTATTTCCTTTCTTCAATAAATATAAAGGCGGCTGAGCAATATAAATATAGCCGTTCTCAATAAGTTCCTTCATAAATCTGAAGAAGAACGTAAGAATCAGAGTAGAAATGTGGGATCCGTCGATATCGGCATCGGTCATGATAACTATTTTATGATACCTTAACTTAGCCATATTCAATGCTTTACTGTCTTCTTCTGTTCCTACAGAAACTCCAAGAGCTGTATAGATGTTTTTGATCTCCTCGTTATCATAAACTTTGTGAAGCATTGATTTTTCAACATTCAAAATCTTACCTCTTAAAGGTAAAATAGCCTGAAAATGTCTGTCTCTACCTTGTTTTGCAGTTCCACCTGCGGAATCTCCCTCTACCAGGAACAGTTCAGATTCTGCCGGATCTTTAGATGAACAGTCAGATAATTTTCCCGGAAGCCCGGAACCACCCATTGGCGATTTTCTCTGAACCATTTCACGGGCTTTCTTCGCTGCCTGTCTGGCTTTTGCTGCTAAAACCACTTTCTGAACAATAATTTTTGCTTCATTAGGGTTTTCTTCCAGGAAATTGGTAAGCATCTCACCTACTATCTTATCTACAGCACCGGAAACTTCAGAGTTCCCCAGTTTTGTTTTAGTCTGTCCTTCAAACTGAGGTTCCATTACTTTTACAGAAATTACGGCAGTAAGTCCTTCACGGAAGTCATCACCGGTAATCTCTACTTTTTCTTTTTGTGGAATTCCCAGATCATCAGCATATTTCTTCAATGTTCTCGTCAAAGCTCGTCTGAAACCTGCAAGGTGAGTACCTCCTTCATGAGTATTGATGTTATTAACATAAGAATGAAGGTTCTCGCTGAATGAAGTATTATAGCGCATCGCCACTTCTACAGGAATATCATCTCTTTCCCCCTCCATGAAGATTACGTTCTCCATAATAGATTCACGGTTTCCGTCAATATGGGCAACGAACTCCTTTAATCCTCCTTCGGAATGGAAAACTTCTGTTTTGAAAGATCCGTCTTCCAACGTTTCTCTTTCATCGGTAAGCGTAATGGTAATCCCTTTGTTAAGGTAAGAAAGCTCTCTTAAACGGCTTGCTAAAGTATCATAGTTGTAAACCAGCTCTGTAAAGATAGTATCATCAGGCTGAAAGAACTGTTTTGTCCCTCTTTTGTCACTGTGACCAATCTCTTCAACTCCGGTTTGCGCTTTTCCTCTGGAATATATTTGCTGATATACATTTCCGTCTCTGTATACAGTAGTGATCATTTCATTGGAAAGTGCATTCACGCACGAAACCCCAACTCCGTGAAGACCTCCGGAAACTTTGTAAGAATCTTTATCAAATTTACCTCCTGCCCCGATTTTTGTCATTACAACCTCAAGGGCAGATTTTTGCTCTTTTTCATGGAAGTCCACCGGAATACCTCTACCGTTATCACTAACTTCGATTCCGTTTCCTTCTTTAATGCTGACGAAGATGGTGTCGCAGTATCCTGCCAACGCTTCATCAATAGAGTTATCTACTACTTCATAAACCAAATGATGGAGACCTCTTACTCCCACATCACCAATGTACATTGAAGGACGCATACGTACGTGCTCCATTCCTTCCAATGCCTGAATACTACTAGCTGTATATTGTTTCTGACTCATATAAATTATTAAAATCCTGCCAAATGCAAAGACCCACAAATATCGTGATTTTTTTCGACTTATGAAAGTTAAAATATGTCAAAAAAGAGTGGAGTTTTTATGAAAACCCGCTGCGTGATTTTGCCTAAAAAAGTTTAAAGTTATCATCTATTTCCCAAACATCAACTGTATTAAATCATATTATACATACTTAATTTATTCTT
Protein-coding sequences here:
- the gyrB gene encoding DNA topoisomerase (ATP-hydrolyzing) subunit B, producing MSQKQYTASSIQALEGMEHVRMRPSMYIGDVGVRGLHHLVYEVVDNSIDEALAGYCDTIFVSIKEGNGIEVSDNGRGIPVDFHEKEQKSALEVVMTKIGAGGKFDKDSYKVSGGLHGVGVSCVNALSNEMITTVYRDGNVYQQIYSRGKAQTGVEEIGHSDKRGTKQFFQPDDTIFTELVYNYDTLASRLRELSYLNKGITITLTDERETLEDGSFKTEVFHSEGGLKEFVAHIDGNRESIMENVIFMEGERDDIPVEVAMRYNTSFSENLHSYVNNINTHEGGTHLAGFRRALTRTLKKYADDLGIPQKEKVEITGDDFREGLTAVISVKVMEPQFEGQTKTKLGNSEVSGAVDKIVGEMLTNFLEENPNEAKIIVQKVVLAAKARQAAKKAREMVQRKSPMGGSGLPGKLSDCSSKDPAESELFLVEGDSAGGTAKQGRDRHFQAILPLRGKILNVEKSMLHKVYDNEEIKNIYTALGVSVGTEEDSKALNMAKLRYHKIVIMTDADIDGSHISTLILTFFFRFMKELIENGYIYIAQPPLYLLKKGNKKIYAYNEKEREEFTLEMAPDGKGVEVQRYKGLGEMNPEQLWETTLNPEHRILKQVTIDNAVEADSIFSMLMGDEVPPRREFIEKNAKYAKIDA
- a CDS encoding DUF3857 domain-containing protein — protein: MIKNTMAARYKSLIAICILTFNLFFGQHKFLSQPVFNEDDLRKTNSQIEKNAPAEILYNSVRYSFLSDNTIEKEYYSKIKIYDKKNAEQWLNIEIPLFFEDRLDKYDVKIYNLANNKVEKISIDKKEQLKENFTKGLKIYKLAVPNILDGSIIEYSYKVVTSNAANLNYFLEYDIPVVYQEYNLEYPDERLIYHFNNTGNIITPKYTVSSTEDRLGALYNIFRFGYENMKPFQKEKYVKDIDRYRGKIRPELKKYKGNYFIYSDVKDWNEVALRLDYNDDFGGFLKGDVSDILPDKIKGSSNSVEKANKIFSFVKENYKWNRKDAILTSQSLRQLLKTKSGNSAEINLFLIMLLRSVGIEANPLLISTVDNGILNIVSPSLGNLNIVLASVKINGQVYFYDATSFSSKANILPQRDWNDFGILIEKNKGTSFSYSNSDLSKKEQVIKASLDVENSLVKGNFVQTDNGMYAIESYDEFDINKDKYKQSFTTGYNADIKEVESKLLENGDFESRMQFSGSSLMDIVGSKVIINPVLFLNKKNESFDQIDERKYQIDFISAFEKEKKIELEIPQNYKISSLPKEKKISTDDKEISYEYKVETSGNKVIVTSKVNIASQNYPKEYYPFFKQIWKVISDSENQVITLEKNNN